One Mycobacterium paraseoulense genomic window, GCACCGAGCTGCGCCGCGCGCCGCGGCTGGGGCTGGACATCGACATCGACGACGCCAAGATCTCGCTGCCGCAGATTCACGCCCGGGTGAAGCAACTGGCCACGGAGCAGTCGGCCGACATCACCGAACAGCTGCTCAGCGTGGGCGTGCACGTGGTCGCCGGGCACGGCGAGCTGATCGACCCCACGCCGGGGCTGGCCTGCCACCGCGTCAAGGCGACCGCGGCCGACGGCACCGTCAGCGAGTACGCGGCCGACGTCGTGCTGATCGCGACCGGCGCCAGCCCCCGTGTCCTGCCGTCGGCCCAGCCCGACGGCGAGCGCATCCTGACCTGGCGGCAGCTCTACAACCTCGACGCGCTGCCCGAGCACCTCGTCGTGGTCGGGTCGGGCGTCACCGGCGCCGAGTTCGTGCACGCCTACACCGAGCTGGGCGTGCCGGTGACCGTGGTCGCCAGCCGGGACCGGGTGTTGCCCTACGAGGACGCCGACGCCGCGCTGGTCCTGGAGGAGGCGTTCTCCGAACGAGGCGTCCAGTTGGTCAAGAACGCCCGCGCCCAATCGGTCACCCGCACCGACGACGGCGTGCTGGTCACCCTGGCCGACGGGCGCACCGTCGAGGGCAGCCACGCCCTGATGACCATCGGGTCGGTCCCCAACACCGGCGGCCTCGGCCTGGACCGGGTCGGCATCGAGCTGGGCCGCGGCGGCTACCTGACCGTGGACCGGGTGTCGCGGACCTCGGTGGCCGGCATCTACGCCGCGGGGGACTGCACAGGCTTGCTGCCCCTGGCGTCGGTGGCCGCCATGCAGGGCCGGATCGCGATGTATCACGCGCTTGGCGAGGGCGTCAGCCCGATCCGGTTGCGCACGGTGGCGGCCACGGTGTTCACCCGGCCGGAGATCGCGGCCGTCGGCGTGCCGCAGACGATGATCGACGACGGTTCGGTGTCGGCCCGCACGATCATGCTGCCGCTGCGGACCAACGCGCGGGCCAAAATGTCCGGGCTGCGACAGGGTTTCGTGAAGATGTTCTGCCGCAAGTCCACGGGCGTGGTCATCGGCGGCGTGGTGGTGGCCCCGATCGCTTCCGAACTCATCCTGCCGATCGCGGTGGCCGTCCAAAACCGCATCACCGTCACCGAGCTGGCGCAGACGCTCGCCGTTTATCCGTCGCTGTCCGGGTCGATCACCGAGGCCGCTCGTCGGCTGATGGCCCACGACGATCTGGACTAGCCTTGGTTCGACACCGTCCTACTGGCGAGTAACCGACAGGAGTTTCCGGTGAGGAGTCCGCTGCCGTGAGCAACCCGATACAGGCGCCCGACAGCGCCCAGACCTGGGCGGCTTCCACGTTGGGACCCCAGCAGCGCGCGCTGGCGTGGGAGCGACTGGGCGCCGAGCAGTTCGACGTCGTCGTCATCGGCGGCGGCGTGGTGGGCTCCGGCTGCGCGTTGGACGCGGCCACCCGCGGGCTCAAGGTGGCGCTGGTCGAGGCGCGCGATTTCGCGTCGGGCACGTCGAGCCGCTCGTCGAAGATGTTCCACGGCGGGCTGCGCTATCTCGAGCAGCTGGAGTTCGGGCTGGTGCGCGAGGCGCTCTACGAGCGGGAGCTGTCGCTGACCACCCTGGCGCCGCATCTGGTCAAGCCGATGCCGTTCTTGTTCCCCCTGACGAATCGGGTGTGGGAGCGTCCCTACGTCGCCGCGGGCATCTTCCTCTACGACCGGATGGGCGGCGCGAAATCCGTTCCCGCGCAAAAGCATCTGACCCGGGCTGGCGCGTTACGGTTGAGCCCGGGCCTCAAGCGCAGCGCGCTGATCGGCGGTATCCGCTACTACGACACCGTCGTCGACGACGCCCGGCACACCATGACCGTCGCCCGCACCGCCGCCCACTACGGCGCGGTGGTGCGGACCTCCACCCAGGTGGTCGCGATGCTGCGCGAGGGCGACCGGGTGACCGGCGTGCGGGTCCGCGACTCCGAGAACGGCGCCGTCGCCGAAGTTCGCGGCCACGTCGTCGTCAACGCGACCGGAGTATGGACCGACGAGATTCAGGCGCTGTCCAAGCAGCGCGGCCGGTTTCAGGTGCGCGCGTCCAAGGGCGTGCACGTGGTGGTGCCGCGCGACCGCATCGTCAGCGACGTCGCCATCATCCTGCGCACCGAGAAGTCGGTGATGTTCGTCATCCCGTGGGGCACCCACTGGATCATCGGCACCACCGACACCGACTGGAACCTGGACCTGGCCCACCCCGCGGCCACCAAGGCCGACATCGACTACATCCTGCAGACGGTCAACACCGTGCTCGCGATCCCGCTCACCCACGCCGACATCGACGGGGTGTACGCCGGGTTGCGGCCGCTGCTGGCCGGGGAGAGCGAGGAGACCTCCAAGCTGTCCCGCGAGCACGCGGTGGCGGTCCCCGCGCCGGGCCTGGTGGCCATCGCCGGCGGCAAGTACACCACCTATCGGGTGATGGCCGCCGACGCGATCGACGCCGCGGCCCAGTTCGTCCCGGCCCGGGTGGCACCGTCCATCACCGAGAAGGTCAGCCTGCTGGGCGCCGACGGCTACTTCGCGCTGGTCAATCAGGCGGAACACGTAGCGGCGCTTCAGGATTTGCATCCCTACCGGGTGCGGCACCTGCTGGACCGCTATGGCTCGCTGATCGGCGACGTGCTGGGTTTGGCGGCCGGCAACGCCGACCTGCTCAACCCCATCAAGGAGGCGCCGGGCTACCTCAAGGTGGAGGCGCTGTACGCCGTCACCGCCGAGGGGGCGCTGCACCTGGAGGACATTCTGGCCCGCCGGATGCGCATCTCCATCGAGTACTCCCACCGCGGCGTCGACTGCGCCCGCGAGGTCGCCGACGTGGTGGCGCCCGTCCTCGGCTGGAGCGCTGCGGACATCGAACGTGAGGTGGCCAACTACTCCGCGCGGGTGGAGGCCGAGATCTTGTCGCAGGCCCAGCCCGACGACGTATCGGCCGACGAGTTGCGGGCCAGCGCCCCGGAGGCGCGCGCCGAGATCCTCGAACCGGTACCGCTCAATTGAGGCCTGCGCCGCTTCCGGTGCGGGACGGCCTCGGCCCGGCGCGGGTGCGGCTGCGTGGCGGGCCGGTGCTGGACGAGCTGACCGACCGGTTCGGCGCGTCGGCGCGGTCGAAGGTGCTGGCCGGGGAGGTGGTCGACGCCCGGGGCGCGGTGGTCGACGAGGCCACGGTGCTTGGTGCCGGGTCCTTCGTCTACATGTATCGGGAACTGCCCGACGAGGTGCCCGTCCCCTTCGATATCCCGGTGCTTCATCGTGACGCGCACATCGTGGTGGTCGACAAGCCGCACTTCCTGGCCACCATGCCCCGGGGCCGGCACGTGGCGCAGACGGCGCTGGTGCGGCTGCGCCGGGAGCTGGGCCTGCCCGAGCTGAGCCCGGCCCATCGGCTCGACCGGCTGACCGCCGGGGTGCTGGTGTTCACGGTGCGCCGCGACATGCGTGGCGCCTATCAGACCCTGTTCTCCCGCGGAGTGGTGCGCAAGACGTATCTGGCGCGCGCGAGCGTCGACCCGGCCCTGGTGTTGCCGCGCGTGGTGCGCAGCCGGATCGTCAAGCGGCGCGGGGTTTTACAGGCCGTCTGCGAACCGGGCGCCCCCAACGCGGAGACGCTGGTGGAGCTCGTCCGCCCGGACGGCCTGTACCGGCTGACCCCACGCACCGGGCGCACCCACCAGCTGCGTGTGCACATGGCCGCGCTGGGCGTGCCGATCGACGGGGATCCGCTGTATCCCAACGTTATCGACGTGCCGCCCGAGGACTTCAGCACGCCGCTGCGGTTGCTGGCGCAGCGCATCGAGTTCGACGATCCACTGACGGGCGCTCGGCGCGAGTTCGTCAGCCGTCGAACGCTGGACTGAACCATTTGTCGGTCCGGGGTGGCATAGTCGAATGTATGTTCGATTCGAGGGGGTCGTCGGTGGAGGTGATCGCGGCGTTCGACGAGCTCTTTGAGCGGCGTTATCCGTCCAGGACGGTCGAGTCGGCGGGGCTGCTGGAGCGGATCGGCTGTTTTGCGCGGGTGCAGAATCGGGCGGTGGCCGCGCAGTTGGCCGGGATCGGTGAGTTGTTCGCCTATCGGCTCTCACGGTGTGGTGAGACCAAGGACTGGGCTATCGATACCGAGGCGGCGGTGGCCGCCGAGGTGGCTGCGCAGTTGGGGATCAGTCAGGGGTTGGCGGCCAGCCGGGTGCGGTATGCGCGGGCGCTGCGCGAGCGGTTGCCGAAGGTGGCCGAGGTGTTCGTCGCCGGGGACATCGATTTCCGGCTGGTGGCGACGCTGGTGTATCGCAGCGATCTGATCACCGACCCCGAGGTGGTGGCGGCGGTGGACGCGCAGTTGGCCGCGCAGGTGGGGCGCTGGCCGGCGCTGACCCCCGCCCGGTTGGCCGCGCGGGTGGACAGGATCGTGGCGGCTGCCGATGCCGATGCGGTGCGCCGGCGTCGGGACCGCGCGGCCGGGCGCGAGGTATGGATCGGCGAGATGGGCGAGGGATTGGCCCGCATCGAGGGCGTCATGTTCAGCCCCGATGCTGCCGCCCTGGATGCGCGCCTGGATGCGGTGGCTGCCACGGTGTGCGCCCACGATCCGCGTAGCCGCGAGCAGCGCCGCGCCGACGCGCTGGGGGCGCTGGCGGGCGGGGCCGACCGGCTGGCATGCCGGTGCGGACGGGCGGACTGCGCCGCCGGCGCCCGGCCCGCGGCCGCTCCGGTGGTGATCCATGTGATCGCCGAGCAGGAAACCCTGGCCGGTGACGGCGGCGCGGCGGGCTGCCAGCTGGGCGCTGAGGGATTGATTCCCCCGGAACTGGTCGCCGAGTTGGCCGCCACCGCGAGGCTGGCGCCGCTGGTCCACCCCGGCGACGCCCCGCCTGAACCAGGGTATGTGCCCTCGCAGGCGTTGGCCGATTTCGTGCGGTGCCGGGATTTGACCTGCCGCTGGCCGGGCTGTGACTGCCCGGCGGTGTCCTGCGACCTCGACCACACGATCCCCTACAGCCGGGGTGGCCCCACCCACGCGGGCAACCTCAAGTGTTACTGCCGCACCCATCATTTGGTGAAAACGTTTTGGGGCTGGCAGGAAAAACAGCTCGCCGACGGCACGCTGATCTTGACGTCCCCGGCCGGGCAAACCTACGTCACCACCCCGGGCAGCGCGCTGCTGTTTCCCAGCCTGTGCCACGCCGTGGGCGGCATGGCGGCCCCCGAAGCCGACCCCCCGCAGGACTTATGCGCCGAACGCGGCGCCATGATGCCCCGCCGCACCCGCACCCGCACCCAGGACCGCGCCACCCGTATCGCCACCGAACGCCGACACAACCGCCAGGCCCGGCTCGCCCGCCGAACCGCGAAAACCGGCCCCGCGCCACCTGGCGATAACGACCCACCGCCCTTCTGAAGCCGGTCGTCGTCGCTGTCAAGCAGAGGCGACACCGAAGAGACGCCACTGCCCGGGCACGCCCTTGAGTCCATGAGCGCCCCGGTCCTCGAACTCGAGTCCCGATCCGATCACGAGGTCGCGCAGCGTGCTGGACACCAGTACGTCGTTCGGCCCCGCGAGCGCGCACACCCGCGCGCCGATGTGCACGGCGATCCCACCGATGTCGTCGCCACGGACCTCGCACTCGCCGGTGTGCAACCCGGCGCGCACCTCGATGCCCAGTGCCCGCACCGCATCACGAATTGCCATGGCGCAGCGGATCGCTCGCTGCGGGCCGTCGAATGTCGCGAGAAATCCGTCGCCCGACGTGTTCACCTCACGGCCACGGAAGCGGTTGAGTTGTGACCGCACGATGGCGTCGTGGGCATCGAGCAAGGCGCGCCAGTCGCGGTCACCCATCGCTGCGGCGCGCCGCGTCGAGTCCACGATGTCGGTGAACAGCACGGTGGCGAGAACGCGGTCGTCGGCCACGTCGGGCTGCTCGCCGGTAAGGAACTTGGCGATCTCCTGGAAGGACTCGCGCCACGGTTCGACGACGTGGTAGAAGTTTCGCCCCGGAATCTCAACGAATTTCGCGCCCTCGATCTGGTCGGCGACTACCTTGCCCTTCTCGGGCGGCAGGAGGGGATCGTCGCGGTGATGCACCACCAGGGTGGGTACGCGGACGGTCGGAAGGATCGCCTGCGCGCTGGCTTCCGAGATCAGCGGCAACATCAGTTCAAACGTCCGCGGGCTCGCCGCCAGGCGCTCGTGTAGCGCCCACGCGGCCCGGATCTCCTCGTTCCACGGCATGTCCGGATTGAGCATGTGTTCCAATTCGCCGGTGCCCCATAGGACGGGAGCCACGTCGCCGAGTTCCTGCATCGAAGTCGTGCGGTCTGCCGCGTCAGCGGTGCTCTCGACCAAGACGAGGGCGGTGGTGCGGGACGGGTGCGTGGCCGCGAAGAGCGTCGCCGTCGAATTCGCGCCGGCGTACGTGACCAGGGCCGCTTCGGGGATCCCGAGGGCGTCGAGCACCGCGGTGATGCTGTCGGCCCATTGCTCCAAGGTCGGCAGTGCGCCCGGCTCGACCGGATCGGACGCCCCGGTGCCCGGCTGGTCGAAGAGGATCAGCCGACCGAGCGACGTCATCGCCTCCATCCAGCCTCGAACGCCGGGCAGCTCCGGGAAGACTTCGCAGTTGGTGAACCAGTTCGGCACGACCACGATGTCGCGCTCGCCCTCACCCGACGTGCGGTAGGCGACGCGCAGATCCCCGTTCATCGCGTAGCGCGTCTCGCAGAACACGGGGGCAGTGTTCTCGGCTCAGCCGTCGATGTGCGTCGGCGGGTCGGCGAAGGTGAAATCCGAAGGGGGGCGGCCGGGACCCATCACGTCGCAGTGCCCGTCGGGCACGAGGTAGGAACTGGCGCCGTTGGGGATCAACCGGGCGACTGCCACGCAACGTTGCCAGGTGCCGTCGGGCTGGACGGGCCCATCGCACCTGCTGAGAACCCCTCCTCCGTACTGGCAGCCGGCCCCCGCCGATGGCGCGAAGGCGATCAGCTCTGCGCCCATCAGCAGGGCGGCCACTCCTGCGACGACGCCGCGCTTCATGGTTGCCTCCCGTCACATCGCCGCTGGGGCGGTGCCGAGCGCATGTGGTGCCAACGCCGTCGACAACCCAGCCAGCAACCTTTGACGCTACCGCCTTTGTGGGATCGGTAGCGAACCTTTTGTCGTCTGCTGATTCACGTAGTCCATATCGGAAAGGCGCGAGGCAATGTCGCACAATCGCAAGATCGGGAATCTTATCGCCGGGGCGCTGCTGGCCGGCGGCATGGCGGCGGCCGGTGTGGGACTGGTCGCGGGCGCCGCAGAGGCGGAGCCCGGCTTCCTGCCGCAATTCAATCGCCCACTGCCCGTCGACAACTTCACGGTCCCGCACGACTGGTGCCCGGGGCAGCCGCTGCCGATGCCCGATGTGCGTTGGGACATGGGCGTCTGCCACCACTGGTACTGGGTCCCCGTCGGGGGCATGGGCAACGTCGGCCAATTCGTCTGGGAGGGAGACGCACCCCGGCGCCCGCTGGGCCCGCCGCCCTGCTACGGAGCCCCCATCTGCCTGCCAGGGCTATAGCGGGCATCGAAGGCGAGCGGGGTCGCCGGCCGCGCGAGCGGCGCTGGAAAAGGCCCGCTCGGTTAATACTTTGGTTACCCTAACGACACGGGTATATCGTTCGTCACATCCGGGACTCGACGGCGAAGGATATCGGGCGCACCCTGGGGGAGAATGCGTAATGTTTCCGGCGTCTTTGCAACCTGGTAAACGAAATTTTCCGGCCGCGTACTCGGCGTAGACAATGTGAGATGTGATGGACCTATTCGCGCCACCTGAGGTCACCTCGACGCTCATCCACTCCGGACCGGGAGCGGGTTCGCTGATCGAGGCCGCCGGCGCGTGGCAGCAACTGGCCGTCGAGCTGGAGAACTCCGTGGCGGGCTACGCGTCGTCCCTCTCGACGCTCATCGAGTCCTGGGATGGCCCCTCCTCCATGGCGATGCTGCAGGCCGTGCAGCCCTATCTCATCTGGCTGCGCGCCACCGCACAACAGGCCCAGCAAATGGCCACCTCGGCGGAGTCGGCGGCGACGGCATTCGCCGCCGTCCGCTCGGCGGTGGTCACTCCCGCGCAGGTGACCGCCAACCGGACGCGGCTGGCGCAACTGCTGGCCACCAACCGGTTTGGCCAGAACACGGCGGCCATCGCCGCGACCCAAGACGAATACCAGACCATGTGGGCGAACAATTCGGCGGCGATGACGCAGTATCAGGCGGCCACGAACCAGACCACGAGCCAGCTGTCCCAATTCAATTCGCCGATGGCCGTCACCGACCCGGCGGCGTCGATCAACCAAAACGCCGCGGTCTCCAATGCTTCCTTGCTCAGCACGGCCTCGAGCACGGGGAACGCCATCGACCAGCTCGGGGTCACCCCCTTCGACCCCAACGCCGGTTGGTTCAGCTATTTCAGCACCTGGGGCAACCAGTTCATCTCGTCCGGCTTCCCGATCAACATGCTCAGCTACCTGGCGCAGAACACCTCGGCCCAGGCGCTGCAGGGCGTGGGCAGCGACATCGGCCTGGGCCTCTCGGAGGGCGAGGGGGCGCTGGCGTCGTCGGTGACCAGGCTGGCAAGTGCCTTGCAAGCCGCCCCGGGGGGCGCGCCCGCGGCCGCGATGGGCGTCGGGGTTTCGCTGGGCAAGCTCACGGCGCCGCCCGCGGTGGTGGGGCTGCTTCCGGCGACGCAGACACCGGTGCAGCTGGCCTCGTCGGTGTCGCCCCTGCCGGCCGACGCCGGACTGACCGGGATGCCGCTGATGCCGATGATGGCGCCGTCGACGAACTCGGCGGGCAGCGGGTGGCGCAAGCGCAAGCAGCAGAAGTTTGAGGACCTTGAATACGGGGCGGAACTCCCGAAGAAGGTGATTCACCGACCGCCAAGCGGGGGATGAGAGCCGATGACGGTCCCTCACCACTCCGGAAGTCGAATTTCGCCGCCGGATAGGTCGATGGCGGCGCGAGCGAGTCGTTGCGCCCGCGCGGCGATTCGGGCGTGGCATGTCTGTCTGGGCGACCCGTGATCGATTTTGGGCTGCTGCCGCCCGAAATCACCTCCGCGCTGATCCATGCCGGACCCGGCGCCTGGTCGATGATCGACGCCGCCGGTGCATGGCAAGAGCTCAGCGCCGAATTGGAGGGGGCCGCAAGCAGCTACGCCTCGGAGCTGGCGGCGCTGATGGCGACTTGGCGCGGCCCCTCCGCGCTGGCCATGGCGCAGGCCTTCGAGCCCTACCTCGCCTGGTTGCGCACCACCGCGGCGCAGTGCCAGGAGATCGCCGCCTCGGTGGAAACCGTCACGGCCTCATTCGAATTGACCCACTGGACGGTGGTGCATCCCGCCGTGGTGGCGGCCAACCGGGCGCGGTTGGCCGTGTTGCTGGCCACCAATTTCTTCGGGATCAACGCTCCGGCCATCGCCGAAACCGAAGCCGAGTACAACGCCATGTGGGTGAACAACTCCACGGCGATGTACCGCTACGGCGCGACGTCGCTGAACGCCGTCCGGCTGTCCCAGTTCTCCCCGCCGCCGCAGGTTGCCAACCCCACGGCGGTCTCCACCCAGGCCACGATCGTGCCCTCGGCGAACGCGCTGACCAGCTCCTCGACCACCGGCACGGGGTCGGTTCTCGACGCGCTCGGCGCCACCCCCTTCGACCCCAACAAGGGCTGGTTCGGGTATTTCAGCACCTGGGGCAATCAGACCATCGCGGGCGGACTTCCCGTCAACCTGCTCAGCTATATCGCGCAGGTCAATGCGGCCCAGGCGCTTCAGGGTGTCAGCAGCGACATCGGCCTGGGCCTCTCGGAGGGGTCGGCCGCCCTGGCATCGGCGGAGGCCAGGCTGGTCGGCGCGATCGGCTCCGGGGGGCTGGCGCCTCGAGGCGCGTTGGGTGTCTCGGTCCTGGTGGGCAAGCTGAGCATGCCGCCCGCGACGGTGGGGATGCTGCCCGGCGCCCAGCCGCCGGTGCAGCTGGCCTCGGCGGTCTCCGCGCTCCCGCCGGGGGCGGCGCAGCCACCGGGAGTGCCGGTGGCCCCGATCCGGCCGCCGCTGGGCGGCAAGGGGGGTCGTGGCGAAGGGCGGGACTACGACGACATCGAAATCGGCGCGGAGCTGCCCGGCACCGTCATGAAGCGGCCGCCGTCAGCGGGATAGCTCGTGCCCCAGGGCCTGGCGTGGCTCCGGCGGTGGCGAACCGGGCTCGTCGTCGGCCAGCGTGAAGTAGCTTTCCTCCTCCTGCAGGAAATGCAGGCGTAGCAGGGCGTGCAGCCCATAAAGGCACGAGAGCAGGTCGTCGACCTGGTCGGCGCCGATCGCTCCGTTGCTTTGGGCCAACGCCAGGTGCGTGCCGATCCGGTCGGAGAGCCGCTGGATTTCCGCGTGGGTTCGGCTCATCGGGGCCGTCGCTTCGCTGGTGCCCAGCGGGTGGGCCAGCGCGGGATAGAGCTGGGTCTCCTCGGCGCGTTCGTGCGGGATGATCCGCTCGGTGAGCATGGTGTAGGCGTGGCGGATCCCCTCCATCGCCGGCTGGTCGGGCGCGGCGGCCAATTGGTCGGCGGCATCGCGCAACAACTCCACGGCGTCGCGCAGTTCGTCGTGTTCGGCGTCGAAACGCCGCAACATCTGTTCGGTCGTCGCGGGGAGGTCGACCTCGATGTCCGGATTGCCGCGCAGGGCGCGCAGTGCGTTGAGGATCACGGCGACGTCGATGCCCTCCTGCACCAGCGCACCGACGGCCGGAGGGAGCCACCCCACGGCGGCGACGGCCATCGCGGCCAGCGACAGGGTCATCCCGGCGACCGCGCTCTGCACGGCGATGCGCCGTGACCACCGGGCGATGTCCATCGCATCGGCGAGCCGCTCCAGCCGGTCGGTGGTCAACACGATGCCGGCGGCCTCCGAGGACGCGGTGGCGCCGCGGGCGCCCATCGCCACGCCGACGCTGGCCGCGGCCAACGCGGGTGCGTCGTTGACCCCGTCGCCGACCATCACCGTCACCGCGCGGTCCTTCTCGGCGCGCACGGCGGCCACCTTGTCCGCCGGACTCTGTTCCGCGTACACCTCGTCCAACCCCAGCACAGCACCGACCTCCCGGGCGGGCTCGGCGCGGTCTCCGGTGAGCATGACCAGCCGGTTCAGCCCCGCCTCGCGCAGCCGGCGCACGGTGCGCGGTGCGTGGCGGCGCAGCGGGTCACGCAGCAGCACCGCGCCCGTCGGCCGCTCGTCGACGCACACCCACGCGATGGCGGCGCCGTCGAGCAGGGCGCGGTTGACTACCGCGCGGGCCCATTCCGCGTTCGCGGTGTCCGACGAGAGCTTGCCGACGTGCACCCGCCGGCCGTCCAGGGTGGCGGTGACCCCCCGGCCGGGCTCCTCGACCACATCGGCGGGCAACGACAGCTGCAGGCCGCGGGCCCGCGCCGCGGTGACGATCGCCTCGGCCAGCACGTGCGGAGACATCTGATCCACCGAGGCCGCCACCCGCAGGATCTCGATGGCGTCGCGGCCGGGCGCGGCGGCGACGTCGATGACGACCGGGCGCCCCATGGTCAGGGTGCCGGTCTTGTCCATCACCAAAGTGGTTGCGTGGCCGAGGTTTTCCAATGCACCGCCGCCGCGGATCACCACGCCGCGACGCGACGCCCGGGACAGCCCGGACACGATGGCGACCGGCGCGGCCAGCAACAGTGGGCACGGGGTCGCCACCACCAGCACCGCCACCGCCCGCACCGGCGAACCGCTGGCCAGCCATGCCGCGCCGGCCACCAACAGCGTCAACGGCAGGAACCACGCCGCGTACCGGTCGGCCAGCCGCACGACCGGCGCGTTCTCCGCTCCGGCCTCCGCGGCCAGGCGGACGATCTGCGCGTAGGTGCTGTCCGCGGCGGTCGCGGTGGCCTGCATCTCGAAGGCGCTGCCCGCGTTGACCACCCCGCTACGCAGCGGTTCGCCGGCGGTGCGCTCCACCTGCAGGGGTTCGCCGGTCAGCACCGACTCGTCGAGCACCGCGACCGGGCTGGCCATGCGCCCGTCGACGGGCACCACTTCGCCCGGGCCGACCACCAGCAAGTCGTCGACCGCCACGTCCGCCAGCGCGATGACGTCCACCGCCGACCCGACGCGGCGGCGGGCGAACCGCGGCGCGTGCTCCAGCAGCGCCCGCAGGTCGTGGGACGCGCGGCGTTCGGCCGCCGCCTCCAGGGCCCGCCCGCCGGCCAGCATCACCGCGATCAGCGCGCCCGCGAGATACTCGCCCACCAGCAGCGTGCCGACCAGCGACAACACCGCGATGAGATCAACCCCGAACCGGCCCCGGCGCAGCGCGGCGAGCACCCACACCACCGCGGGGACCACCGCCGTTACCGTGCCCGCGATCCAGCAGCCGTCGGCGACCCGCGGCGCACCGGCCAACCAGGCGATCCCGCCGGCGGTGAGGGCGACGGCGGTCAGCGCGGCAAGGACCGGTTCAACCCGCCGCGCGGACCACCTCCACCGCTCGAGCGCGGGCGCATCCATGCTTGCCAGCCTTCCCTGGCGTCCCCGCGACGGCTAGGGCCGGATGGACGCGGATTGAGGACTCAGGTCACTAGTACGGGGTGAGGTGTCCCCGCCAGCATGGTGACGTGAGCGACAGCAATTGCGCCGGTTCCCTGCCGATCTCCACCATCACCGGTGACCCCGTGGCCCGCGTTCCCGCCGACGCCACGATCGCCGACGTGGCCAGGGCCATGGTGACCTGCGACGTGGGCGCGATCGCGGTCGGCGACGACGCGCTGCCCACCGCGCTGGTCAGTGAGCGCGACATCGTGCGGGCGGTGGCGGCCGGGCGAAATCCCGCGACGGCCCCGGTGTCCGCCGTGGCCAGCACCAAGCTGGTGTGGTGTGACGCCGACGCCACGGTCGACCAGGTCGGCGCCCGGATGATGGACCGCTACATCCGCCACGTACTGGTGGAGCGCGACGGCGCGCTGCTCGGCATCGTCTCGGCCCGCGACCTGCTGGGCGTGTACGCGGATTCCGATTCTTGAGGTCGCGAGCGGTGGCCGCGGTGGTCGG contains:
- a CDS encoding pseudouridine synthase, encoding MRPAPLPVRDGLGPARVRLRGGPVLDELTDRFGASARSKVLAGEVVDARGAVVDEATVLGAGSFVYMYRELPDEVPVPFDIPVLHRDAHIVVVDKPHFLATMPRGRHVAQTALVRLRRELGLPELSPAHRLDRLTAGVLVFTVRRDMRGAYQTLFSRGVVRKTYLARASVDPALVLPRVVRSRIVKRRGVLQAVCEPGAPNAETLVELVRPDGLYRLTPRTGRTHQLRVHMAALGVPIDGDPLYPNVIDVPPEDFSTPLRLLAQRIEFDDPLTGARREFVSRRTLD
- a CDS encoding CDGP domain-containing protein; the encoded protein is MKRGVVAGVAALLMGAELIAFAPSAGAGCQYGGGVLSRCDGPVQPDGTWQRCVAVARLIPNGASSYLVPDGHCDVMGPGRPPSDFTFADPPTHIDG
- a CDS encoding glycerol-3-phosphate dehydrogenase/oxidase, with amino-acid sequence MSNPIQAPDSAQTWAASTLGPQQRALAWERLGAEQFDVVVIGGGVVGSGCALDAATRGLKVALVEARDFASGTSSRSSKMFHGGLRYLEQLEFGLVREALYERELSLTTLAPHLVKPMPFLFPLTNRVWERPYVAAGIFLYDRMGGAKSVPAQKHLTRAGALRLSPGLKRSALIGGIRYYDTVVDDARHTMTVARTAAHYGAVVRTSTQVVAMLREGDRVTGVRVRDSENGAVAEVRGHVVVNATGVWTDEIQALSKQRGRFQVRASKGVHVVVPRDRIVSDVAIILRTEKSVMFVIPWGTHWIIGTTDTDWNLDLAHPAATKADIDYILQTVNTVLAIPLTHADIDGVYAGLRPLLAGESEETSKLSREHAVAVPAPGLVAIAGGKYTTYRVMAADAIDAAAQFVPARVAPSITEKVSLLGADGYFALVNQAEHVAALQDLHPYRVRHLLDRYGSLIGDVLGLAAGNADLLNPIKEAPGYLKVEALYAVTAEGALHLEDILARRMRISIEYSHRGVDCAREVADVVAPVLGWSAADIEREVANYSARVEAEILSQAQPDDVSADELRASAPEARAEILEPVPLN
- a CDS encoding NAD(P)H-quinone dehydrogenase — translated: MATRIVILGGGPAGYEAALVAATSHPDTTHVTVIDSDGIGGAAVLDDCVPSKTFIASTWLRTELRRAPRLGLDIDIDDAKISLPQIHARVKQLATEQSADITEQLLSVGVHVVAGHGELIDPTPGLACHRVKATAADGTVSEYAADVVLIATGASPRVLPSAQPDGERILTWRQLYNLDALPEHLVVVGSGVTGAEFVHAYTELGVPVTVVASRDRVLPYEDADAALVLEEAFSERGVQLVKNARAQSVTRTDDGVLVTLADGRTVEGSHALMTIGSVPNTGGLGLDRVGIELGRGGYLTVDRVSRTSVAGIYAAGDCTGLLPLASVAAMQGRIAMYHALGEGVSPIRLRTVAATVFTRPEIAAVGVPQTMIDDGSVSARTIMLPLRTNARAKMSGLRQGFVKMFCRKSTGVVIGGVVVAPIASELILPIAVAVQNRITVTELAQTLAVYPSLSGSITEAARRLMAHDDLD
- a CDS encoding adenylate/guanylate cyclase domain-containing protein — encoded protein: MFCETRYAMNGDLRVAYRTSGEGERDIVVVPNWFTNCEVFPELPGVRGWMEAMTSLGRLILFDQPGTGASDPVEPGALPTLEQWADSITAVLDALGIPEAALVTYAGANSTATLFAATHPSRTTALVLVESTADAADRTTSMQELGDVAPVLWGTGELEHMLNPDMPWNEEIRAAWALHERLAASPRTFELMLPLISEASAQAILPTVRVPTLVVHHRDDPLLPPEKGKVVADQIEGAKFVEIPGRNFYHVVEPWRESFQEIAKFLTGEQPDVADDRVLATVLFTDIVDSTRRAAAMGDRDWRALLDAHDAIVRSQLNRFRGREVNTSGDGFLATFDGPQRAIRCAMAIRDAVRALGIEVRAGLHTGECEVRGDDIGGIAVHIGARVCALAGPNDVLVSSTLRDLVIGSGLEFEDRGAHGLKGVPGQWRLFGVASA
- a CDS encoding HNH endonuclease signature motif containing protein, which encodes MFDSRGSSVEVIAAFDELFERRYPSRTVESAGLLERIGCFARVQNRAVAAQLAGIGELFAYRLSRCGETKDWAIDTEAAVAAEVAAQLGISQGLAASRVRYARALRERLPKVAEVFVAGDIDFRLVATLVYRSDLITDPEVVAAVDAQLAAQVGRWPALTPARLAARVDRIVAAADADAVRRRRDRAAGREVWIGEMGEGLARIEGVMFSPDAAALDARLDAVAATVCAHDPRSREQRRADALGALAGGADRLACRCGRADCAAGARPAAAPVVIHVIAEQETLAGDGGAAGCQLGAEGLIPPELVAELAATARLAPLVHPGDAPPEPGYVPSQALADFVRCRDLTCRWPGCDCPAVSCDLDHTIPYSRGGPTHAGNLKCYCRTHHLVKTFWGWQEKQLADGTLILTSPAGQTYVTTPGSALLFPSLCHAVGGMAAPEADPPQDLCAERGAMMPRRTRTRTQDRATRIATERRHNRQARLARRTAKTGPAPPGDNDPPPF